Within the Thermincola ferriacetica genome, the region GCGCGCCACGGAGTAGTAGGCGGAACCGATGCCGATATCAGAGATGCGGTGATTAACAACGCCTATACTTTAGATCCTGCCAAAATAACTGTCACCATCAGTCCTGCCGGAAGCAGAACCAGGGGTACCCCCTTGACGGTACAGGTTTCGTATAGCCTGGACATAATCGCGCCTCTTATCGGGGTCATCACCGGAAACCCATATATAGTTACCGCCTCAACTACGATGCGGGTAGAATGACGGGGAACGGTATATACCGGTTACCAATCGGAGGTGGTATTAATGAAACACCTTATTTCCAGGCTTCTAAAAAAGGAAGAGGGTAGCGTTATTGTCATTGTAGCCATAGCCTTTACCGTATTTTTGGGTTTTGTTGCCATTGTTACTGATATAGGTTTGCTTTACGTTAAGCAAAATAAAGTTGCGCATGCCGTGGATGCGGCGGCGTTGGCCGGAGCCCAGGAGCTGCCTGATAATCCGGCCAACGCCGTGGCGATTGCCAAAAGCTATGCTCAGTTAAACGGTCTTGACCCCCTTCAGGTCACAGCCACCGTTGCGCCGGATAACAAGAGTATTACAGTTACATCAAATGAAAAGGTTGACCTGGTTTTGGCCAGACTATTTGGCAGAAATTTCAGTACCGTTAGCGCTTCAGCTAAAGCGAGAGTGGCGCCGGCCAGAACGTTGACCGGAGCAGTACCTTTCAGCGTACTGAAGCAGGAACTTCATTACGGAGAAGAATATGTGCTCAAAGAAGGTTCCGGTGGTGTAAGCAATGACGGAGGACGTTGGCATGGCTGGTTTGGGGCTCTGGATTACACCGGTGGAGGAGGCGGCGCCAGTGAATACCGGGAGACGATAAAGAACGGTTATGCCGGATCTGTTTCCATCGGCGATGTGATTGACATCAAAAGTGGCAATATGTCAGGCCCTACATCGGACGGGGTGAATTACCGGATCAATCTGTGCAGGACCAGGCACTCCCCCGAATGCACCTGGGACAGTTATCAACCCGATTGCCCCCGGGTTATCTACGTGCCGGTGGTTGAACAAATCGATTCCAGAAGGGTACGGGTGGTGGGTTTTGCCGCTTTTTTCCTTAAAGGAGTTGAGGGGCAGGGCCATGAAAACAATGTGGTCGGTTATTTTATCAAAGAAGCTATTTCGGCCGACAGTGACGAATCTGCAACAGATTACGGTCTACATGGCATAAAATTAAGCGAGTAAAAGCGGGGGCGAGAAAATGTCCAATAAAAAGATTCTGTTTGTGGCGGTTTTCTTGGCTCTACTTACGACTCTGGCGATGAATTACTACCTGGAGCAGGTAAAGAAAGCTGCTACTAACGTAACGACCAAAAAAGTCGTAGTGGCCAATGTCAATATTCCGGCCAGGACCGTTATTACCGGCGATATGGTCTCTGTCAAAGATGTGCCTGAAGAATTTGTCCATCCCAATGCAGTTTTGGATGAGGAGCAGGTCATCGGGTTTGTTTCAGGCAGTGACATTTCGGCCGGCGAACAGGTATTAAGGGAAAAAATCTTACGGAAAGAAGGCAACCCGGTAAGTTTGTCCTATCAAGTTCCCCTCGGATCCAGA harbors:
- a CDS encoding TadE/TadG family type IV pilus assembly protein: MTWFRKFGRTGNGQALVEMALVLPVLILIIFGIVEFGRIMNTYLIVTNAAREGARHGVVGGTDADIRDAVINNAYTLDPAKITVTISPAGSRTRGTPLTVQVSYSLDIIAPLIGVITGNPYIVTASTTMRVE
- a CDS encoding pilus assembly protein TadG-related protein, coding for MKHLISRLLKKEEGSVIVIVAIAFTVFLGFVAIVTDIGLLYVKQNKVAHAVDAAALAGAQELPDNPANAVAIAKSYAQLNGLDPLQVTATVAPDNKSITVTSNEKVDLVLARLFGRNFSTVSASAKARVAPARTLTGAVPFSVLKQELHYGEEYVLKEGSGGVSNDGGRWHGWFGALDYTGGGGGASEYRETIKNGYAGSVSIGDVIDIKSGNMSGPTSDGVNYRINLCRTRHSPECTWDSYQPDCPRVIYVPVVEQIDSRRVRVVGFAAFFLKGVEGQGHENNVVGYFIKEAISADSDESATDYGLHGIKLSE